A stretch of bacterium DNA encodes these proteins:
- a CDS encoding PEP-CTERM sorting domain-containing protein, whose product MTLKKWSLLAFAAALIAPMSASALGISIVNVSTSSPNADGSLENGDTITFDLLLENNDNLDIIGLDVGAFGYDEGAVGSPFDNHLQYDSARTGTSAFRAINGTVLTELSADVPQAEFGSALLFQERYVRLFGGISTTPTNGDGQFDTGIDGLLTENGDVHLQVTFSAQSLGATPGAPATVDLVFGIGQQGFDVQGTSGSLAGQWTNAAYTVTIVPEPGTALLMGLGLAGLAGARRR is encoded by the coding sequence ATGACTTTGAAGAAGTGGAGCCTGTTGGCATTCGCGGCGGCGCTCATCGCGCCGATGTCCGCGAGCGCACTCGGCATTTCCATCGTGAACGTGTCGACGTCCAGCCCGAACGCGGACGGATCCCTCGAGAACGGAGACACCATCACGTTCGACCTGTTGCTCGAGAACAACGACAACCTGGACATCATCGGTCTCGACGTCGGCGCCTTCGGCTACGACGAAGGTGCGGTCGGCAGCCCGTTCGACAACCACCTCCAGTACGACAGCGCGCGAACGGGCACGAGCGCCTTCCGCGCGATCAACGGAACCGTCCTGACGGAGCTGTCCGCCGACGTGCCGCAGGCGGAGTTCGGCAGCGCGCTCCTCTTCCAGGAGCGCTACGTCCGCCTCTTCGGCGGGATCTCGACGACGCCGACGAACGGTGACGGTCAGTTCGACACGGGCATCGACGGCCTCCTGACCGAGAACGGCGACGTCCACCTCCAGGTGACGTTCTCCGCGCAGTCGCTCGGCGCCACCCCCGGCGCTCCGGCCACCGTCGACCTGGTCTTCGGCATCGGCCAGCAGGGCTTCGACGTCCAGGGCACCTCGGGCTCGCTCGCGGGCCAGTGGACCAACGCGGCCTACACCGTCACGATCGTCCCGGAGCCCGGTACCGCGCTCCTCATGGGCCTCGGTCTCGCGGGTCTCGCAGGCGCTCGCCGGCGATAA
- a CDS encoding hydantoinase B/oxoprolinase family protein, giving the protein MPAPNADRLEAEILRHALRIAAEEASIVVVHSAHSAMIAEGADACAGILDRDGRLVTLSTATNLMHAASLRCSLPAVLEDHDIDAMRHGDVFVMNDCFRGGIHANDLLVFRPVFREGRVEWFTGTLIHVSDLGGSSSGGIVPTATDVFAEGLQLPPVRLYAAGDPVEDLHRLLALNSRTPDRVMGDVGALVAGVNVAAERMEGLAERYGTDELKAGIDDYIAGTESRMRGELARLAPGTYEGEYQTDGDGIEAGRQPVVRVSVHVEGGRDGIRLDFSATDDQALGAINAGFSQALTGALYAVRCFVDPSIPMNEGCFTPVDVVFRKGSLLDPHAPAACGGRVVAVTAVCEAVVHALSRARPELATAASSVIHPYTLAAPSRLEPWLLLSYEYGGLGARRGSDGPSATGSFFLGGRNTVPQVEPLEATLPIVFECQRLLPDSGGAGQWRGGLGVETRIHVLQDTEFALRSDRVVLPPKGREGGEDGVPGTQYVREEGGGQRPLPPKGANLRLAANETLVLTTSGGGGLGSPADRAPEAVAEDFAEGFVSEAGAGVRYGAGAEASS; this is encoded by the coding sequence ATGCCCGCCCCGAACGCCGATCGACTCGAAGCCGAGATCCTCCGACACGCGCTCCGCATCGCCGCGGAAGAAGCCAGCATCGTCGTGGTCCATTCCGCGCATTCCGCGATGATCGCCGAGGGCGCCGATGCCTGCGCCGGCATTCTCGATCGGGACGGGCGCCTGGTGACCCTCTCGACCGCGACGAACCTCATGCACGCGGCGAGTCTGCGTTGCTCGCTGCCCGCGGTGCTCGAAGATCACGACATCGACGCGATGCGACACGGCGACGTCTTCGTGATGAACGACTGCTTCCGCGGCGGCATCCACGCGAACGATCTGCTCGTGTTCCGCCCGGTCTTCCGCGAGGGGCGCGTCGAGTGGTTCACCGGCACCCTGATCCATGTCTCCGATCTCGGCGGAAGCTCCTCGGGCGGCATCGTCCCGACTGCGACCGACGTCTTCGCGGAGGGCCTCCAGCTTCCGCCCGTCCGTCTCTACGCCGCGGGCGATCCGGTGGAAGACCTCCATCGCCTCCTCGCGCTCAACAGCCGGACCCCGGATCGCGTGATGGGGGACGTGGGCGCCCTCGTCGCCGGCGTGAACGTCGCCGCCGAGCGGATGGAAGGCCTCGCCGAGCGCTACGGAACCGACGAGCTCAAGGCCGGGATCGACGACTACATTGCCGGGACCGAGTCGCGCATGCGGGGCGAGCTCGCTCGGCTCGCCCCGGGCACGTACGAGGGTGAGTACCAGACGGACGGAGACGGAATCGAGGCCGGTCGTCAGCCCGTCGTGCGTGTCTCCGTCCACGTGGAGGGCGGTCGAGACGGGATCCGACTCGACTTCTCGGCGACCGACGACCAGGCGCTCGGGGCGATCAACGCCGGATTCTCCCAGGCCCTGACCGGTGCGCTCTACGCGGTGCGCTGCTTCGTCGATCCCTCGATCCCCATGAACGAGGGCTGTTTCACGCCGGTGGACGTCGTCTTCCGCAAGGGCTCGCTCCTCGATCCGCACGCGCCGGCGGCCTGCGGCGGGCGGGTCGTCGCGGTCACCGCGGTCTGCGAGGCCGTCGTCCACGCGTTGAGCCGCGCCCGTCCCGAGCTCGCCACCGCCGCCAGCTCGGTCATCCATCCCTACACCCTCGCGGCGCCGAGCCGTCTCGAGCCCTGGCTCCTGCTCTCCTACGAGTACGGAGGCCTCGGGGCGCGTCGTGGGTCCGACGGACCGAGTGCGACGGGCTCCTTCTTCCTGGGCGGCCGCAACACGGTTCCCCAGGTCGAGCCCCTGGAGGCGACGCTGCCGATCGTCTTCGAGTGCCAGCGACTCCTGCCGGACTCCGGCGGCGCCGGTCAGTGGCGTGGGGGACTCGGGGTCGAGACCCGGATCCACGTCCTCCAGGACACCGAGTTCGCGCTTCGGAGCGACCGCGTCGTCCTTCCGCCGAAGGGGCGCGAGGGCGGAGAAGACGGGGTGCCCGGGACGCAATACGTCCGCGAGGAAGGCGGGGGCCAGCGGCCGCTTCCGCCGAAGGGGGCCAACCTCCGTCTGGCCGCGAACGAGACCCTCGTGCTCACGACGTCGGGCGGGGGCGGCCTCGGGTCGCCGGCGGATCGCGCGCCGGAAGCGGTCGCCGAAGATTTCGCCGAGGGATTCGTCTCCGAGGCCGGGGCGGGCGTGCGGTACGGCGCGGGTGCGGAGGCGTCCTCGTGA